The following are encoded together in the Iodobacter fluviatilis genome:
- the guaB gene encoding IMP dehydrogenase — protein sequence MRVIQKALTFDDVLLVPAHSNILPRDVDLSTQFTRNIRLNLPLASAAMDTVTEARLAIAIAQEGGMGIIHKNMTPVMQAKEVSKVKRYESGIVKDPITVSPEMLVRDVHELTRQHKISGLPVIDKSGQLVGIVTNRDLRFETRLDVAVSSIMTPKERLITVNEGDSIETARVLMHEHRLERVLVIDENFKLKGLITVKDLIKTSEHPFAAKDDQGRLRCGAAVGVGAGTEERVKLLSEAGVDVIVVDTAHGHSQGVIDRVRWVKQNFPHIQVIGGNIATAAAALALAEAGADAVKVGIGPGSICTTRIVAGVGVPQITAVANVAEALAGTGIPLIADGGIRYSGDISKAIAAGASSVMLGGLFGGTDEAPGEVELYQGRTYKSYRGMGSLGAMAGSNGSSDRYFQDNVNNADKLVPEGIEGRVAYKGPITAIIHQLMGGLRSSMGYLGCKNITEIHEKAEFVQITAAGIRESHVHDVQITKEAPNYHTD from the coding sequence ATGCGCGTGATTCAGAAGGCCCTCACCTTTGACGATGTACTTCTCGTCCCGGCCCATTCAAACATCCTCCCGCGTGATGTCGATTTATCGACACAATTCACCCGTAATATTCGCCTGAATCTACCGCTGGCTTCTGCAGCGATGGATACAGTGACTGAGGCTCGCCTTGCCATTGCAATCGCCCAAGAAGGCGGCATGGGGATTATTCATAAGAATATGACCCCAGTGATGCAAGCGAAAGAAGTATCCAAAGTAAAACGCTATGAATCAGGCATTGTTAAGGATCCGATTACCGTATCCCCAGAGATGCTTGTTCGTGACGTTCATGAGCTCACCCGTCAGCACAAAATATCCGGCTTGCCTGTTATTGATAAATCCGGCCAATTAGTCGGTATTGTCACCAATCGCGATTTACGTTTTGAAACACGTCTTGACGTGGCAGTCAGCAGCATCATGACCCCCAAAGAGCGTTTGATTACGGTAAACGAAGGCGATTCAATTGAAACCGCCCGCGTGCTGATGCACGAACACCGCCTAGAGCGCGTGTTGGTGATCGACGAAAACTTCAAACTAAAAGGCTTGATCACCGTTAAAGATTTGATCAAGACTTCTGAACACCCCTTCGCAGCCAAAGACGATCAAGGTCGTTTACGTTGCGGCGCAGCAGTTGGCGTAGGCGCTGGCACCGAAGAGCGCGTAAAGCTGCTTTCCGAGGCCGGTGTAGATGTCATCGTGGTGGATACTGCCCACGGCCATAGCCAAGGTGTGATTGATCGCGTGCGCTGGGTTAAGCAAAACTTCCCTCACATCCAAGTGATTGGCGGCAACATCGCCACCGCTGCAGCGGCTTTAGCTTTGGCTGAAGCAGGTGCCGATGCGGTTAAAGTGGGGATAGGCCCAGGCTCGATCTGCACCACACGTATTGTGGCAGGCGTAGGCGTTCCGCAAATTACTGCGGTGGCCAATGTGGCTGAAGCATTGGCTGGCACAGGCATTCCTTTGATTGCTGATGGTGGTATTCGCTACTCTGGCGATATCTCTAAAGCCATCGCAGCGGGCGCAAGCTCGGTGATGTTGGGCGGTTTATTTGGCGGTACAGACGAAGCACCGGGTGAAGTAGAGCTGTATCAGGGCCGTACTTACAAGAGCTACCGTGGCATGGGCTCATTGGGTGCAATGGCCGGCAGCAATGGCTCGTCCGACCGCTACTTCCAAGACAATGTCAACAACGCCGACAAGCTGGTTCCAGAAGGCATTGAAGGCCGCGTTGCTTACAAAGGCCCAATTACCGCCATCATCCATCAATTGATGGGTGGCTTGCGCTCTTCTATGGGTTACTTGGGCTGCAAAAACATCACAGAAATCCACGAAAAAGCCGAATTTGTGCAAATCACCGCAGCCGGTATTCGTGAATCACATGTGCATGATGTGCAAATCACCAAAGAAGCACCGAACTACCATACCGACTAA
- a CDS encoding GNAT family N-acetyltransferase, with amino-acid sequence MSKWNKFAVSIRGFVPEDADKVSALFRTVYGDCYVYPDVYLPSMICRNNEQQHWYSVVACVEGQIVGHAVLWMHKDCPDSAELALNIVHPSARGMGIATTLGAYLRDYARECGLRTLTIKQVSSHAQSQHLAQTLGFKTTGLLLDYVASPFGNAWRESVVLGCLPLQPSPLPDLPWPSSCRDWLGPIEQNFGTHSIRDFTAAPAPMAVASHEHRIEVTLTDLHPDNVDEVAHMPENRLIYLRMHLDQHTPAAMQQLRRAGFAYAGFMPGPAQGWYGLMQRGYNAHKLELCCPIARKLYQGSLKQPTEILTGARQ; translated from the coding sequence ATGAGTAAATGGAACAAGTTTGCCGTTTCAATCCGTGGCTTCGTGCCAGAAGATGCCGACAAAGTGAGCGCCCTATTTCGCACGGTGTATGGTGACTGCTATGTATATCCGGATGTTTATCTACCCTCAATGATTTGCCGCAATAACGAGCAACAGCACTGGTATTCCGTTGTGGCCTGTGTGGAAGGCCAAATTGTTGGTCATGCCGTGCTGTGGATGCATAAGGATTGCCCAGATAGCGCCGAGCTGGCGCTCAATATTGTTCACCCCAGCGCACGCGGCATGGGCATTGCCACAACACTGGGGGCTTACCTGCGAGACTATGCGCGGGAATGCGGCCTGCGTACGTTGACAATCAAACAGGTCTCGTCCCACGCACAAAGCCAGCATTTAGCTCAGACATTGGGCTTCAAAACTACGGGTTTGCTATTGGATTATGTGGCCTCACCGTTTGGCAATGCGTGGCGTGAAAGCGTGGTGTTGGGCTGCCTGCCTTTGCAGCCCTCTCCTTTGCCTGACTTACCGTGGCCCTCATCCTGCCGAGACTGGCTTGGCCCTATCGAGCAAAATTTTGGCACACACTCCATAAGAGATTTCACTGCCGCCCCAGCCCCGATGGCGGTGGCAAGCCATGAGCACCGAATTGAGGTGACACTGACTGATTTGCACCCCGATAACGTGGATGAAGTCGCCCACATGCCTGAAAACCGCCTGATTTATCTCCGCATGCACCTAGACCAACATACGCCAGCAGCCATGCAACAGCTACGCCGCGCAGGTTTTGCATATGCCGGCTTTATGCCTGGCCCCGCTCAGGGGTGGTATGGCCTGATGCAGCGCGGCTACAATGCACATAAGCTGGAATTATGCTGCCCAATCGCCAGAAAACTGTACCAAGGCAGCCTCAAACAGCCTACAGAAATACTGACGGGTGCACGCCAGTAG
- a CDS encoding GNAT family N-acetyltransferase, protein MHFFIETPRLILRDFIADDLAAYTALSQNEKYQRFYSEVDCSSSKATQLVGLFIEQAAETPRNKFQLAMIDKTSQQLIGTAGLRVEADQQASIGCGIARAYQGAGHAAEAMCALVAYGFKQQNLHRIYAETIANNKAAIALCTQFGMREEARFLEHRYFKNKWWDTVILAILKSEWQANY, encoded by the coding sequence ATGCATTTTTTCATTGAAACACCAAGGCTAATTTTGCGTGATTTTATAGCCGATGATTTGGCGGCATATACCGCATTATCCCAAAATGAAAAATATCAACGCTTTTATAGCGAAGTAGATTGCTCAAGTAGCAAAGCCACCCAGCTAGTCGGTTTATTCATTGAGCAAGCCGCAGAAACACCTAGAAACAAATTCCAGCTAGCTATGATCGACAAAACCAGCCAACAACTCATTGGCACGGCGGGATTAAGAGTAGAAGCAGACCAACAAGCCTCCATTGGCTGCGGCATTGCCAGGGCTTACCAAGGGGCCGGCCACGCCGCAGAAGCGATGTGTGCCTTAGTGGCTTACGGCTTTAAACAGCAAAACCTACATCGCATCTACGCAGAAACCATCGCCAACAACAAAGCCGCCATTGCGCTTTGCACCCAATTTGGCATGCGCGAAGAAGCGCGCTTTTTAGAACACCGCTATTTTAAAAACAAATGGTGGGACACCGTGATCTTGGCCATACTCAAAAGCGAGTGGCAAGCAAATTATTAA
- a CDS encoding GNAT family N-acetyltransferase — MAEQKRYKLRVNLSLAKESDLEASKQINQLASNPYTSTSNNMLQIRQVSPHETSLLTGLVALLQNGVQHGASIGFLAPLPASAALAYWQNVLQNQGLVLWIAEQDEQVIGTAQLDLCGKENGQHRAEVQKLIVLKEYRGQGIASQLMQHLEQFAYSQGRHLLVLDTQTGSDAETLYQKLGWQRAGEIPDFAANPSGELAPTSLYFKQLSNKP; from the coding sequence GTGGCCGAACAAAAACGATACAAGCTGCGCGTGAATTTAAGCTTAGCCAAAGAATCAGACTTAGAGGCCTCCAAGCAGATTAATCAGCTAGCCAGCAACCCCTACACTTCAACGAGCAACAATATGCTGCAGATTAGGCAAGTAAGCCCACACGAAACCTCTCTATTAACGGGCTTAGTGGCTTTATTACAAAATGGTGTGCAGCATGGCGCATCCATAGGATTTTTAGCACCACTACCAGCCAGCGCGGCCTTGGCCTATTGGCAAAATGTTTTACAAAACCAAGGCCTAGTCCTTTGGATTGCCGAGCAAGACGAGCAAGTGATTGGCACCGCTCAATTGGACTTGTGCGGCAAAGAAAACGGCCAGCATCGGGCTGAAGTGCAAAAACTAATCGTTTTAAAAGAATACCGAGGCCAAGGCATTGCTAGCCAGCTGATGCAACACCTAGAGCAATTCGCCTACAGCCAAGGCCGCCATTTATTAGTACTGGATACGCAAACCGGCTCTGATGCAGAAACCCTTTACCAAAAACTAGGCTGGCAACGGGCGGGTGAGATTCCCGATTTTGCAGCCAATCCCTCTGGAGAACTAGCGCCAACTTCGCTTTACTTCAAGCAGCTATCAAATAAACCGTAA
- a CDS encoding disulfide bond formation protein B: protein MLRWRLGYLALSLFCAGTIAFALYLEKTQFLSPCPLCIFQRVAFISFGLLSFCAAAIPMPRMSRFWPIVLTIVGLAGAGVAARHVAIQYFIDPSKLPSCGPGLNYLMETQPWLQVFKGVLTGHGECGVIDWSLFGLSLPVIALIGFSGLIAATWAIRGWQAKA, encoded by the coding sequence ATGTTGCGTTGGCGTTTGGGGTATTTAGCCCTGTCTTTATTTTGCGCAGGCACCATTGCTTTTGCGCTGTACCTAGAAAAAACCCAATTTTTGAGCCCATGCCCGCTATGTATTTTTCAGCGGGTGGCTTTTATCTCCTTTGGCTTGCTGTCTTTTTGCGCTGCCGCAATCCCAATGCCACGAATGAGCCGTTTTTGGCCTATTGTGTTGACTATCGTTGGGCTGGCAGGCGCGGGTGTGGCAGCAAGGCATGTCGCAATTCAGTATTTTATTGATCCAAGCAAATTGCCTTCTTGTGGGCCAGGGCTCAATTATTTAATGGAAACACAACCATGGTTACAGGTATTTAAAGGCGTGCTAACAGGACATGGAGAATGTGGCGTGATTGATTGGAGTCTCTTTGGTTTATCGCTACCGGTGATTGCGCTTATAGGTTTTAGTGGCTTGATCGCAGCAACTTGGGCTATCCGTGGCTGGCAGGCCAAGGCATGA
- a CDS encoding LuxE/PaaK family acyltransferase, translated as MASLVHVDALCAIESPYRADPACDQLFNAAMRELTKYHCDESPGYAQWLASNGWDKAKLENVSDWSSLPPLFANYFKRRLVLSKTGEQALELTSSGTSGQKSRMRYDERSLGAAQAMVDRIFNLYGWNTPDTPCNYLLLSYEPAGAITLGTAYTDQFLCKYAPINRAVYALRHNGHGNEFDPFGVIRALQEFAEEGLPVRIFGFPAFLWFALERMREMGYPALKLHPDSLVFLGGGWKTHADQAIPKAMLYQRLGEQLGIADVRCRDGYGAVEHPVPYIECPNHHFHIPSYARAYIRHPATLDTQPYGARGFLHFVSPYITSSPAHSVVMSDLATLHPGHDCGCGIETDWFELLGRAGTSKSRSCALAASELIKES; from the coding sequence GTGGCCTCACTCGTCCATGTCGATGCGCTATGCGCCATCGAATCCCCCTATCGTGCCGATCCTGCTTGCGATCAGCTATTTAACGCAGCGATGCGTGAACTCACTAAATATCACTGCGATGAATCGCCAGGCTACGCACAATGGTTAGCGTCCAATGGATGGGATAAGGCGAAGCTAGAAAACGTGAGCGACTGGTCGAGTTTGCCGCCCTTGTTTGCCAATTATTTTAAACGCCGTTTGGTCTTAAGCAAAACGGGCGAACAAGCGTTGGAGCTGACTTCATCGGGCACCAGCGGCCAAAAAAGCCGCATGCGCTACGATGAGCGCAGCCTAGGTGCTGCCCAAGCAATGGTTGACCGTATTTTTAACCTATACGGCTGGAACACCCCCGATACGCCCTGCAATTATCTGTTGCTAAGTTACGAGCCTGCTGGCGCAATCACACTCGGCACGGCCTATACCGACCAATTTTTGTGCAAATACGCACCAATCAACCGAGCGGTATATGCATTGCGGCATAACGGCCACGGTAACGAGTTCGATCCGTTTGGGGTGATTCGGGCCTTGCAGGAGTTTGCAGAAGAAGGCCTGCCGGTACGTATCTTTGGCTTTCCGGCATTTTTGTGGTTTGCGCTAGAACGCATGCGGGAAATGGGCTATCCGGCACTGAAGCTACATCCTGATTCATTGGTGTTTCTAGGCGGTGGTTGGAAGACCCACGCCGACCAAGCCATTCCTAAAGCCATGTTATATCAACGCCTAGGCGAGCAACTGGGTATTGCGGACGTGCGCTGCCGAGATGGCTATGGTGCGGTAGAGCACCCGGTGCCCTATATCGAATGCCCAAACCATCACTTTCATATTCCCAGCTATGCGCGCGCCTATATCCGCCACCCAGCCACCTTGGACACACAGCCATACGGCGCAAGGGGCTTTTTGCATTTCGTATCGCCCTATATCACCTCTAGCCCCGCCCACAGTGTGGTCATGAGTGACTTGGCCACCTTACATCCGGGGCACGACTGCGGCTGCGGCATTGAAACCGACTGGTTTGAGCTACTTGGACGCGCTGGCACCAGTAAAAGCCGCAGCTGTGCGCTAGCGGCATCTGAATTGATCAAGGAGTCATAA
- a CDS encoding phenylacetate--CoA ligase family protein, whose protein sequence is MTLLIEQLVQYARQNSPFYAALYRDIPRSGWQLRDLPLIDPALYWQQSQTLSSWPALTGPIIDGHVFKTGGSTGNGKLSVYSREEWRDFVRVFGQGMGSQLNPGDRVANLFFAGDLYTSFLFIHGALAHSPVPVCEYPFTGAVETTLLAQAIETHQINVLAGVPAQLLRFASQLLERGQVLNSVTLVLYGGESLFEEQLSMLSLALPNARYASVGCASVDAGLIGASTPDCLLGEHHVFDGDALVEIIDETTGEPIEAVGQTGVLVVTNLQRRLMPLIRYPTGDLAVWCEPTDTKQRKFALRGRASQGYRVRLGTLSLFPEEIGGIVKAHLGPASWQLLLARAEGMDRLTLRVAPDGGLSNAVKGALYTALLEKYPTMNTLSQSDLLRVDIACHTAHNLTFHPRSGKLLRVVDQRSYVVQTEQPA, encoded by the coding sequence ATGACCCTTCTCATAGAACAGCTCGTGCAGTACGCACGCCAAAATTCCCCTTTCTATGCTGCGCTGTATCGAGACATCCCCCGCTCTGGTTGGCAACTACGCGACTTGCCACTGATCGACCCTGCTTTGTATTGGCAGCAGTCGCAAACATTGTCGTCCTGGCCAGCACTAACCGGCCCCATCATTGATGGCCATGTTTTTAAAACAGGGGGATCAACCGGGAATGGCAAGCTGTCGGTGTATTCCCGTGAGGAATGGCGTGATTTTGTGCGTGTTTTTGGCCAAGGAATGGGTTCACAACTCAACCCTGGCGACCGAGTAGCCAATTTGTTCTTTGCGGGCGATTTATACACCAGCTTCCTATTTATTCATGGTGCATTGGCGCACTCGCCCGTGCCCGTCTGCGAATACCCTTTTACCGGTGCGGTTGAGACCACGCTACTGGCTCAGGCGATTGAAACCCATCAAATCAATGTACTGGCTGGTGTGCCCGCTCAACTATTGCGTTTCGCCAGCCAATTGCTCGAGCGCGGTCAGGTGCTCAACAGCGTCACGCTGGTTCTGTATGGTGGCGAAAGTTTATTTGAAGAGCAGCTATCCATGCTTTCGCTGGCCTTACCGAACGCCCGCTACGCCTCAGTGGGCTGCGCCAGTGTTGATGCGGGTTTGATAGGAGCCAGTACACCAGATTGCCTATTAGGCGAGCACCATGTATTCGATGGTGACGCCTTAGTGGAAATCATCGACGAAACCACCGGCGAGCCCATTGAGGCGGTAGGTCAAACAGGCGTGTTGGTCGTGACCAACCTGCAACGGCGCTTGATGCCGCTGATTCGTTACCCAACCGGTGACTTAGCTGTTTGGTGTGAGCCGACTGACACCAAGCAACGCAAGTTTGCACTCCGTGGCCGTGCCAGTCAGGGCTATCGTGTACGGCTGGGTACGCTCTCGCTCTTCCCTGAGGAGATTGGTGGCATTGTGAAGGCGCATTTAGGCCCAGCGTCTTGGCAATTATTGCTGGCCCGCGCAGAAGGCATGGACCGCTTAACTCTGCGGGTTGCTCCGGATGGCGGCCTAAGCAACGCCGTGAAGGGAGCGCTTTATACTGCTTTATTGGAGAAATACCCAACGATGAATACCTTGTCACAAAGTGACCTGTTGCGCGTTGATATCGCTTGCCACACGGCTCACAATCTGACGTTTCATCCTCGCTCAGGCAAGTTATTGCGTGTGGTGGACCAGCGTTCCTATGTGGTTCAAACGGAGCAGCCAGCATGA
- a CDS encoding MFS transporter: MSSFTRSLLPISPRQALFFCLLLATFELLTYVGSDIVMPAMLYVVADLNAPVSHVPIALNAYLLGGVAFQWLIGPLSDRFGRRPLLLIGAILFAVACLITPLVGGIYIFNVLRFIQGIALGFVVVVSYPALQESFQETDAVRLMALLANIALLSPLLGPLLGSMLLEVFSWRTLFFGVGLCGILVLIGLWFFMPETIGVTRKDGSRLEPAPLNLASILASYRELLGNARFMQGSFALGLISIPLIGWIGLAPLLLMNNLGLSSIAYGLWQLPIFGGLIAGNLALNYLVARFELDALIRLSLWPIFGGLLFMLATTLVTEHLSALVLGLTIYAFGMGICNATLYRQTLFASESGKGTVAAMLGMISVATIGLGSSALAVLGAGTSLTAFAIAASIGAGLALWPLWCLLKRPPMTAAVTV, translated from the coding sequence ATGTCTTCTTTTACCCGCTCGCTACTACCGATCTCCCCCCGTCAGGCGCTGTTTTTTTGTTTACTCCTCGCCACCTTTGAACTGCTTACCTATGTTGGCAGCGATATTGTGATGCCCGCCATGTTGTATGTGGTTGCAGATCTCAATGCGCCCGTTAGCCATGTACCCATCGCGCTAAACGCCTATTTATTGGGCGGTGTGGCATTCCAATGGCTTATCGGCCCCTTATCGGATCGTTTTGGCCGTCGCCCATTGCTGTTGATTGGCGCAATCCTGTTTGCCGTGGCGTGCTTAATCACGCCCTTGGTGGGCGGCATCTATATATTTAATGTATTGCGTTTTATTCAGGGCATTGCGCTGGGCTTTGTGGTGGTAGTGAGCTACCCCGCATTGCAAGAGTCCTTTCAGGAAACCGATGCGGTTCGCCTTATGGCGCTACTAGCCAATATTGCCTTGCTGTCGCCATTATTGGGTCCATTACTGGGCAGTATGCTGCTAGAAGTTTTCTCGTGGCGTACGCTGTTTTTTGGCGTGGGGCTATGTGGCATCTTGGTCTTGATCGGGCTGTGGTTTTTTATGCCTGAAACGATAGGCGTTACGCGTAAAGATGGCAGTCGGCTTGAGCCAGCACCGCTTAACCTGGCCAGCATTTTGGCCAGTTACCGTGAACTACTGGGCAATGCTCGTTTTATGCAAGGCAGCTTTGCACTAGGACTAATCAGCATCCCATTGATTGGCTGGATCGGCCTTGCCCCTTTGCTACTGATGAATAATCTGGGACTGAGTTCGATTGCCTACGGCCTGTGGCAATTGCCCATTTTTGGTGGCTTGATTGCTGGCAATCTGGCGTTGAATTATCTCGTTGCCCGCTTTGAACTTGATGCACTCATTCGCTTATCACTGTGGCCTATTTTTGGGGGCTTGCTCTTCATGCTGGCCACCACCTTGGTCACCGAGCACTTATCAGCGTTGGTGCTGGGTTTAACAATCTACGCCTTTGGCATGGGCATTTGCAACGCCACGCTTTATCGGCAAACCTTGTTTGCCAGCGAGAGCGGCAAAGGCACTGTTGCCGCCATGTTGGGGATGATTTCTGTCGCCACTATCGGCCTAGGTAGTTCGGCGCTTGCCGTACTGGGAGCGGGCACCAGCCTTACTGCTTTTGCCATTGCGGCCAGTATTGGTGCAGGTTTGGCGCTCTGGCCACTGTGGTGCTTGCTTAAGAGGCCCCCCATGACTGCCGCCGTTACAGTTTAA
- a CDS encoding acyl-CoA reductase, with amino-acid sequence MYLVQGTLISQTEAGDVLASLQTQLATTLAQRLDSETVLACAESFAQWVLNDSDALNLDTESRTALHGFCQRDTLATKLARELGEAPFSLRRIDYRSPHFESWRPLGLVVHITPTNSALLPFFAMLESLLVGNINWLRPSSSDNGRTATLLAAFLRHDRTGTLADYLAVLPWPNTDLARIFSRADAVSAWGGDTALTAIRQQLPAGCRWIDWGHRISFAYVVPSAASEAQLDAVADEVCRFDQQACSSPQCILVDSEDPAVLREVGEQLAQALARRAQQWPGLIPSEQESAEISSQLAFARLDQSFSDVPGHVWQGEGWRIIWAQTAALVASPLFRTVQLRPVPRAQLVETLQAWRTRLQTCGLVAHTHDLALLSQMLLAAGVSRVTSVSAMHDGYEGEPHDGVYALARLTRRVSVSFAADALPHHVTLDHLPAEPEGLITQPIMDKIAFQQTPMTANAQLFFRSGGSSGKPKLAGFSYRDYHRQMQAAADGLFAAGLDPANDRVMNLLYGGNLYGGLLSFFTILDKLSAVHFPMGGPSDDDYSEIAQLIIDQRVNTLVGMPGTIHRLFVREEARLRAYGGIQKIMLGGEHLNPQQREFLAGFGVSMICSAIYGSVDAGPLGHSCGNSPDGVFHLLADTQWLEIVDTEQDQAAAPGVAGRLLFTSRAREGQAVTRYDLGDLGRWVTGPCKCGLPAPRFELCGRHGQLLRVGTVFFNPTLNAKAIGVPLQFLINYTASGKEHLVVQAEGDIEHVRQYLSQHSELGEALNSGLLDMKVIHKRSTDFQRHPQSGKTPLVLDQRQPALNNTAEPAGTA; translated from the coding sequence ATGTATCTCGTACAAGGTACCCTCATAAGCCAAACGGAGGCGGGCGACGTATTGGCCTCCTTACAAACCCAGCTAGCAACGACGCTAGCACAGCGGCTGGATAGCGAAACGGTATTGGCTTGTGCTGAAAGCTTTGCCCAATGGGTATTAAACGATAGCGACGCGCTTAATCTAGACACCGAAAGCCGCACTGCGCTGCACGGCTTCTGCCAGCGCGATACCTTGGCGACTAAGCTAGCCCGAGAATTGGGCGAAGCGCCATTTTCGCTCCGCCGCATTGATTACCGTAGCCCGCATTTCGAAAGCTGGCGGCCGCTGGGGTTGGTCGTCCATATCACGCCAACCAATTCGGCCTTACTACCTTTCTTCGCCATGTTAGAAAGCTTGCTAGTCGGCAATATCAATTGGCTGCGCCCTAGTAGCAGCGATAACGGGCGCACCGCTACGTTATTGGCAGCGTTTCTTCGCCATGACCGCACCGGCACATTGGCAGATTATCTCGCTGTATTACCTTGGCCCAATACTGATCTGGCCCGCATATTCAGCCGAGCTGATGCGGTGTCTGCTTGGGGTGGGGATACGGCACTGACCGCTATTCGGCAGCAATTACCCGCCGGCTGCCGCTGGATAGACTGGGGGCACCGCATCAGCTTTGCGTATGTAGTGCCCAGCGCTGCAAGCGAGGCGCAGCTCGATGCCGTAGCCGATGAAGTTTGTCGCTTTGACCAACAGGCGTGCTCCAGCCCGCAATGCATATTGGTAGATAGCGAAGACCCTGCCGTATTACGGGAAGTGGGCGAGCAGTTGGCCCAAGCACTCGCACGGCGTGCCCAGCAATGGCCTGGATTAATCCCTAGCGAGCAAGAGTCTGCCGAAATCAGCAGCCAGCTTGCGTTCGCACGGCTTGATCAAAGCTTCTCCGATGTACCAGGGCATGTTTGGCAGGGTGAGGGGTGGCGTATTATTTGGGCGCAAACAGCCGCCTTAGTGGCGTCGCCATTATTTCGCACGGTACAGCTACGGCCAGTGCCACGAGCACAGTTGGTAGAGACACTGCAAGCTTGGCGTACTCGGCTGCAGACCTGCGGCTTAGTAGCACATACCCATGATTTAGCACTATTGAGCCAGATGTTGCTAGCCGCCGGTGTGAGCCGTGTGACATCTGTGAGTGCGATGCACGATGGGTATGAAGGCGAGCCGCATGACGGTGTGTATGCTTTGGCACGGCTAACGCGTCGGGTATCGGTGAGTTTTGCGGCGGATGCGCTGCCGCACCACGTCACGCTTGACCACCTTCCAGCGGAGCCAGAAGGTTTAATTACACAGCCGATTATGGATAAGATTGCTTTCCAGCAAACGCCCATGACCGCGAATGCCCAACTATTCTTCCGTAGCGGCGGTAGCAGCGGCAAGCCCAAACTAGCGGGTTTCAGCTATCGCGATTATCACCGGCAAATGCAAGCTGCGGCAGATGGCTTGTTTGCAGCGGGCCTTGATCCGGCAAACGATCGAGTCATGAATTTGCTCTACGGCGGCAACCTGTATGGCGGCTTATTGAGCTTCTTCACCATTTTGGACAAATTGTCAGCGGTGCATTTCCCCATGGGCGGCCCGAGCGACGACGATTACAGCGAAATTGCCCAGCTGATTATCGACCAGCGCGTCAATACGCTCGTTGGCATGCCCGGCACGATTCACCGTTTATTTGTACGGGAAGAGGCTAGGCTGCGGGCTTACGGCGGCATCCAAAAAATCATGCTGGGCGGGGAACACTTGAATCCGCAACAGCGTGAGTTCTTGGCTGGATTCGGTGTGTCAATGATCTGTTCAGCCATTTATGGCTCCGTTGACGCCGGCCCATTAGGCCACAGCTGTGGTAATTCGCCCGATGGTGTATTCCATCTATTGGCCGATACCCAGTGGCTAGAAATTGTGGATACCGAGCAAGACCAAGCCGCTGCGCCAGGTGTGGCTGGCCGCTTATTATTTACCTCTCGTGCACGTGAGGGACAGGCGGTGACACGCTATGATCTCGGTGATTTGGGCCGCTGGGTGACGGGTCCGTGTAAATGTGGATTGCCCGCGCCGCGATTCGAGCTATGTGGCAGGCACGGCCAGTTGCTACGGGTGGGAACCGTCTTTTTCAACCCTACGCTCAATGCTAAGGCAATAGGCGTACCGCTACAGTTCTTGATTAACTACACCGCCAGTGGCAAAGAGCATCTAGTGGTACAAGCAGAGGGTGATATTGAACATGTCCGCCAATATTTAAGCCAGCACAGCGAGCTAGGAGAGGCACTGAATAGCGGGCTACTCGATATGAAGGTGATCCATAAGCGATCGACGGATTTCCAACGCCATCCACAAAGTGGCAAAACACCGCTGGTACTGGATCAGCGACAGCCCGCATTAAACAACACGGCCGAGCCTGCGGGCACTGCTTAA